Proteins encoded together in one Deinococcus irradiatisoli window:
- a CDS encoding Ig-like domain-containing protein, whose translation MLDQSDKMAPSLKIQAPSAVSVQYALNGNPAQVANLSGNGSVMLTGLCPGPNTLVYSVKVGSAEVLSNQKSSFTLPDTAYNPSLKAVSLSVGSATVVTLPINEAVPLACQPKLEVKAAGSLPITVKSSAVEGAAGEHVIKAELLANAAGSGNIDLTLTWGGSTRTFSLPVSATATSDTPAPPKVAVTSLTVTPNPLNLQVGAASTLKTELQGTGTFSKTLSFKTENVDVATVDASGTVKAVAPGKTTLTVTPLETPAKAVQVPVTVTAAPSFQLVSQPSSLSITAGNSATFTLNMQAQNGYNGTATLSLPTLPSGVSASLSASTITPTAPVQVTLKAASSAPASTNLLVFKATDPANLNASATLGLQVNVAPTPAPTPDPTPTPSPPSDTTPPVISAVSPVDGSLILDNSVLVKANVNDLSAIASVTLSVNGVLVGNMKADADNMYQLTWDVSRLNSGTYQLLIQASDKAGNAAIWQGSVDLSRPAGGLQLVRRFTFDRNPTSNVAFGAGFGFVGAGRTLERFELGSSKVSALPLTNATIESVEVLGNQVYVLAADNTVTLVDPLSLSPQGTVTLPGDRTTGLKAGGGAVFVGTRAGLVMLSGTRSTTLSSNQVTALSADPLGGAYAAYVGGRIDSFNAGGILSAQGSSSGLNFLQIMGTQLYGGSGMHLYSMTPVAPLAREMSLSPAPGGTIVGMSSVAGTTVISDAAGRVTSMGGAQAQLDGAVLGAPAVSGNMIYVPTKNYSLYAVKVGGGSLDVVSHTENLGLVVAPTVVDSNGQVYYVSLNGVYVFKP comes from the coding sequence TTGCTGGATCAAAGTGACAAGATGGCGCCGAGCCTGAAAATTCAGGCCCCCAGCGCCGTATCGGTGCAGTACGCCCTCAACGGCAACCCGGCCCAGGTGGCCAACCTCAGCGGCAACGGCAGCGTGATGCTGACTGGCCTGTGCCCCGGCCCCAACACGCTGGTGTACAGCGTCAAGGTCGGCAGCGCCGAGGTGCTCAGCAACCAGAAAAGCAGTTTTACCCTGCCGGACACGGCGTATAACCCGAGCCTCAAGGCGGTCAGCTTGAGTGTCGGTAGCGCCACCGTGGTGACGTTGCCGATCAACGAAGCGGTGCCGCTGGCTTGCCAGCCCAAGCTCGAAGTGAAGGCGGCGGGCAGCTTGCCGATCACGGTCAAGAGTTCGGCAGTCGAGGGGGCAGCGGGCGAGCATGTCATCAAGGCCGAATTGCTGGCCAATGCGGCGGGCTCGGGCAACATCGACCTGACCCTCACCTGGGGCGGCTCGACCCGGACCTTCAGTCTGCCGGTGAGCGCCACCGCCACATCCGATACACCGGCACCGCCCAAAGTGGCCGTCACCTCGCTGACGGTGACGCCCAATCCGCTGAACCTGCAAGTCGGTGCGGCCAGCACCCTGAAAACCGAGTTGCAGGGCACCGGCACTTTTTCCAAAACCCTGAGCTTCAAAACCGAGAACGTGGATGTTGCCACGGTGGACGCCTCCGGCACCGTGAAAGCGGTGGCGCCCGGCAAGACCACCCTGACGGTAACGCCGCTCGAAACGCCGGCCAAAGCGGTGCAGGTGCCGGTGACGGTCACGGCGGCGCCCTCGTTCCAGCTGGTGTCTCAGCCGTCATCGCTGAGTATCACGGCAGGAAACAGCGCCACCTTTACCCTGAACATGCAGGCCCAGAACGGCTACAACGGCACAGCGACTCTCAGCCTGCCCACCCTGCCCAGCGGCGTCAGCGCCAGTCTGAGTGCCAGCACCATCACGCCCACGGCGCCGGTGCAGGTGACCTTGAAGGCGGCCAGCAGCGCGCCAGCCTCCACCAATCTCCTGGTCTTCAAGGCCACCGATCCGGCCAACCTCAACGCCAGCGCGACGCTGGGATTGCAGGTCAACGTGGCGCCCACCCCGGCGCCCACGCCTGACCCGACCCCCACCCCGTCGCCGCCCAGCGACACCACCCCGCCGGTGATCAGCGCCGTGAGCCCGGTCGACGGCAGCTTGATTCTGGACAACAGCGTGCTGGTCAAGGCCAATGTCAACGACCTCTCGGCGATCGCCAGCGTGACGCTGTCGGTCAATGGAGTGCTGGTGGGCAACATGAAGGCCGACGCCGACAACATGTACCAGCTCACCTGGGACGTTTCCAGGCTCAATTCCGGCACCTACCAGCTGCTGATTCAGGCCAGCGACAAGGCCGGCAATGCCGCCATCTGGCAGGGCAGCGTGGACCTCTCTCGCCCGGCCGGCGGCCTGCAACTGGTGCGGCGCTTTACCTTCGACCGCAACCCGACCAGCAACGTGGCCTTCGGCGCCGGCTTCGGCTTCGTGGGCGCCGGGCGGACCCTGGAGCGCTTCGAACTGGGCAGCAGCAAGGTGTCGGCGCTGCCGCTGACCAATGCGACCATCGAGTCGGTGGAAGTCCTGGGCAATCAGGTGTACGTCCTGGCCGCCGACAACACCGTGACGCTGGTCGATCCGCTCAGCTTGAGCCCCCAGGGAACGGTGACGCTCCCCGGTGACCGCACCACCGGCCTGAAAGCCGGCGGCGGCGCCGTCTTCGTCGGGACGCGCGCCGGCCTGGTGATGCTCTCCGGCACCCGCAGCACCACCCTCTCTTCCAACCAGGTGACCGCCCTGAGTGCCGATCCGCTGGGCGGCGCTTACGCCGCGTATGTCGGCGGGCGAATCGACTCCTTCAATGCCGGCGGCATTCTGAGCGCCCAGGGCAGCAGCAGCGGTCTGAACTTCCTGCAGATCATGGGCACCCAGCTCTACGGCGGCAGCGGCATGCACCTCTACAGCATGACGCCGGTGGCGCCGCTGGCCCGGGAGATGAGCCTCTCGCCGGCCCCCGGCGGCACCATCGTGGGCATGTCCAGCGTGGCGGGCACCACCGTGATCAGTGACGCGGCCGGACGCGTGACGTCGATGGGCGGCGCGCAGGCCCAGCTCGACGGCGCGGTGCTGGGCGCTCCGGCGGTGTCGGGCAACATGATCTACGTGCCGACCAAGAACTACTCGCTCTACGCCGTCAAGGTCGGCGGCGGCTCGCTGGACGTGGTCAGCCACACCGAAAACCTTGGCCTGGTGGTGGCGCCCACCGTGGTGGACAGCAACGGTCAGGTGTACTACGTCAGCCTCAACGGGGTCTACGTCTTCAAGCCCTGA
- the glmM gene encoding phosphoglucosamine mutase encodes MPERQFFGTDGVRAVAGEYPLTPLWVMQLGAAAGEVLRERHPRASVVIGKDTRQSGDMLEAALAAGLTSRGVNVTHLGVLPTPGVSYLTRELQAEAGVVISASHNPYQDNGIKFFGATGEKLSDALEAEIEAMMGRLDNLAPVTGVEMGSVTNYTEAERLYASFLRSQAPDLSGLRIAMDCANGAAYRIAPRIFQAAGADVFAVYTNPDGRNINRGCGSTHLDHLKQLVQGGAYDLGVAFDGDADRCLFVDSRGNEVHGDHMLLLAARARQERSVVTTIMSNMALEVMLESGGVALERTAVGDRYVHERMLAKGLNLGGEQSGHLLFLDISPTGDGVLSALLILKAMRQLGTSLDALHDELVMFPQTLHNVRVKDKHAVSRDPQVQDAVRVAEVRLSGRGRVNLRPSGTENLVRVMVEGPDADEIQEVARMIASVIEQRGA; translated from the coding sequence CTGCCGGAACGGCAATTTTTCGGCACCGACGGCGTGCGGGCCGTGGCCGGCGAGTACCCCCTGACGCCCCTGTGGGTGATGCAGCTCGGCGCGGCCGCCGGCGAGGTGCTGCGGGAGCGCCATCCGCGCGCCAGCGTGGTGATCGGCAAAGACACCCGCCAGAGCGGGGACATGCTCGAAGCGGCCCTGGCCGCGGGCCTGACCAGCCGGGGCGTGAACGTGACCCACCTCGGCGTGCTGCCGACCCCCGGCGTGAGTTACCTGACCCGTGAGCTGCAGGCCGAGGCGGGCGTGGTGATCAGCGCCTCGCACAATCCTTATCAGGACAACGGCATTAAGTTCTTCGGTGCCACCGGGGAAAAACTCAGCGACGCCCTGGAAGCCGAGATCGAAGCGATGATGGGCCGGCTGGACAACCTGGCCCCGGTGACCGGCGTCGAGATGGGCAGTGTCACCAACTACACCGAGGCCGAGCGCCTCTACGCCAGCTTTCTGCGCTCGCAGGCCCCCGACCTCTCGGGACTTCGGATCGCCATGGACTGTGCCAACGGCGCGGCCTACCGCATCGCGCCGCGCATCTTTCAGGCGGCCGGGGCCGACGTGTTCGCGGTGTACACCAACCCCGACGGGCGCAACATCAACCGGGGCTGCGGCAGCACCCACCTGGACCACCTCAAACAGCTGGTGCAGGGCGGCGCCTACGACCTGGGCGTGGCTTTCGACGGCGACGCCGACCGCTGCCTGTTCGTCGATTCGCGCGGCAATGAAGTGCACGGCGACCACATGCTGCTGCTGGCGGCGCGCGCCCGCCAGGAGCGCAGCGTGGTGACCACCATCATGAGCAACATGGCGCTGGAAGTCATGCTGGAAAGTGGCGGCGTGGCCCTCGAGCGCACCGCCGTGGGCGACCGCTACGTGCACGAGCGCATGCTCGCCAAGGGACTCAACCTCGGCGGCGAGCAGAGCGGGCACCTGCTGTTTCTCGACATCTCGCCCACCGGCGACGGGGTGCTCAGTGCCCTGCTGATTCTCAAGGCCATGCGCCAACTCGGCACCAGCCTCGACGCCCTGCACGACGAACTCGTCATGTTTCCGCAGACGCTGCACAACGTCCGGGTCAAGGACAAGCACGCGGTCAGCCGCGACCCACAGGTTCAGGACGCGGTGCGGGTGGCCGAGGTGCGGCTTTCGGGCCGGGGGCGGGTCAACCTGCGCCCCAGCGGAACCGAGAACCTGGTGCGGGTGATGGTGGAAGGGCCGGACGCCGACGAGATTCAGGAAGTGGCCCGGATGATCGCCAGCGTGATCGAGCAGCGCGGGGCTTAA
- the aroA gene encoding 3-phosphoshikimate 1-carboxyvinyltransferase produces MTAPSPLHPHPDGMPDTFDVRVHPARELRGALRAQPSKNYTTRYLLAAALTEGEVRVVGAAQSEDAAAMLRCLKAWGADVVVQGSDAVIGGFGAHPRSGATLNPGNAGAVARFLIGVAALTEGTTFVTDYPESLGKRPQGDLLDALARLGAAVESRDGQLPIKISGPVCGGRVDVSAERSSQYASALMFLAPLLPEGLDLHLSGAIKSHAPLRQTLDTLAAFGIQAEASDDLSRITLPGSQQYRATQVTVPGDYPGSAAILSAAAILLGEVQLSNLLEHDLQGEREAEAVLRQMGADIWRSGDTLTVRGGRPLRAVTRDGDGFTDAVQVLSAAAACAEGQTTWENVYTLRLKECDRISDTRRELERLGIVASETENSLSVTGTPRIEGGVTLSGHGDHRMIMLLTLLGLRAEQPVVITGAHHIRKSYPLFFRHLEALGATFEYLAAAPQ; encoded by the coding sequence ATGACCGCTCCTTCCCCGCTTCATCCCCACCCCGACGGCATGCCCGACACCTTCGACGTGCGGGTGCATCCGGCGCGCGAACTGCGCGGCGCGCTCCGAGCCCAGCCGAGCAAGAACTACACCACCCGCTACCTGCTGGCCGCCGCCCTCACCGAAGGCGAGGTGCGGGTCGTCGGCGCGGCGCAGAGCGAGGACGCCGCCGCCATGCTGCGCTGCCTGAAGGCCTGGGGCGCGGACGTGGTTGTGCAGGGCAGCGACGCCGTGATCGGCGGCTTCGGCGCCCACCCGCGCTCCGGCGCGACGCTCAATCCCGGCAACGCGGGCGCGGTGGCCCGCTTCCTGATCGGCGTGGCGGCGCTCACCGAAGGCACCACCTTCGTCACCGATTACCCCGAATCGCTGGGCAAGCGGCCCCAGGGCGATCTGCTAGACGCCCTTGCCCGGCTGGGGGCGGCGGTGGAAAGCCGGGACGGGCAGTTACCGATCAAGATCAGCGGTCCGGTTTGCGGCGGCCGCGTGGACGTCAGCGCCGAGCGCAGCAGCCAGTACGCCTCGGCCCTGATGTTTCTCGCGCCGCTCTTGCCCGAGGGCCTCGATCTGCACCTCAGCGGCGCCATCAAGAGCCACGCGCCGCTGCGCCAGACCCTCGATACGCTCGCCGCCTTCGGCATTCAGGCCGAGGCCAGCGACGATCTGTCGCGCATCACCCTTCCCGGCAGCCAACAGTACCGGGCCACCCAGGTGACGGTGCCGGGCGATTACCCCGGCTCGGCGGCGATTCTCAGCGCGGCGGCGATCCTTCTCGGCGAGGTGCAGCTGAGCAACCTGCTCGAACACGACCTCCAGGGCGAGCGCGAGGCCGAAGCGGTGCTGCGCCAGATGGGCGCCGACATCTGGCGCTCCGGCGACACCCTGACGGTGCGCGGCGGCCGGCCGCTCAGGGCCGTGACCCGCGACGGCGACGGCTTCACCGACGCCGTGCAGGTTCTGAGCGCCGCCGCCGCCTGCGCCGAGGGTCAGACCACCTGGGAAAACGTCTATACCCTGCGCCTCAAGGAGTGCGACCGCATCTCCGACACCCGGCGCGAACTGGAGCGCCTGGGCATCGTCGCCAGCGAAACCGAAAACAGCCTCAGCGTCACCGGCACCCCCCGGATCGAGGGCGGCGTGACGCTGAGCGGCCACGGCGACCACCGCATGATCATGCTGCTGACCTTGCTGGGTTTGCGGGCCGAGCAGCCCGTGGTGATCACCGGGGCGCACCACATCCGCAAGAGCTACCCGCTGTTCTTCCGCCACCTCGAAGCGCTCGGCGCGACGTTCGAGTATCTCGCTGCCGCGCCGCAGTGA
- a CDS encoding glycosyltransferase, with protein sequence MSRPPPSARLHSLYRGYLGVAFGFFALKGAVLLTNALTFPRLRPQERPAASATRPRPRVSILIPARDEAHNLPRTLPPILAQGADEVLVLDDHSSDTTAQVARELGATVLCGQALPDGWYGKPWACQQLGQAASGDILIFTDADVNWHPGALGAVLHELEDKQADLLSVLPRPERLSLGARFLTPLVDAVVLCYLPYPLVSWPYPSLSTGNGQLMAFRRAAFEQAGGYSAVRAQILEDTQFARRLKAQGGRLTLALGAGAVGVTMYESYPESVKGFGKNSLAIHLHSRPLLLLSAAWHLAAYTLPWLFPAPGWLRLAGVLERSLVNLVTGRRRPLDLAEGLLGPLTPLLALPAYRRSLKRQVVWKGRTYPQK encoded by the coding sequence ATGTCCCGACCGCCGCCGTCCGCGCGTCTCCACTCCCTCTACCGAGGCTACCTGGGAGTGGCCTTCGGTTTCTTTGCCCTTAAGGGAGCAGTGCTACTCACCAACGCCCTGACGTTTCCGAGGCTGCGGCCCCAGGAGAGGCCGGCCGCCAGCGCAACCCGGCCGCGTCCCCGCGTCTCGATCCTGATTCCCGCCCGCGACGAGGCCCACAACCTGCCGCGTACCCTGCCGCCGATCCTGGCCCAGGGGGCCGATGAGGTGCTGGTGCTCGACGACCACAGCAGCGACACCACGGCGCAGGTCGCCCGTGAGCTGGGGGCCACGGTGCTCTGCGGCCAGGCGCTGCCGGACGGCTGGTACGGCAAACCCTGGGCCTGCCAGCAACTCGGGCAGGCCGCCAGCGGCGACATCCTGATCTTCACCGACGCCGACGTGAACTGGCACCCCGGCGCGCTGGGCGCGGTGCTGCACGAACTCGAAGACAAGCAGGCCGACCTGCTCAGCGTGCTGCCCCGGCCCGAGCGCCTCAGCCTGGGTGCCCGCTTCCTGACGCCGCTGGTGGACGCGGTGGTGCTGTGCTACCTGCCCTACCCGCTGGTGAGCTGGCCTTACCCCTCGCTGAGCACCGGCAACGGCCAGCTGATGGCCTTCCGGCGCGCCGCCTTCGAGCAGGCCGGCGGGTATAGCGCCGTGCGCGCCCAGATTCTTGAAGACACCCAGTTCGCCCGCCGCCTCAAGGCCCAGGGCGGGCGGCTCACGCTGGCGCTGGGCGCGGGCGCGGTGGGCGTGACCATGTACGAAAGCTATCCCGAGTCGGTGAAGGGGTTCGGCAAGAACTCGCTGGCGATTCACCTGCACTCGCGCCCGCTGCTGCTGCTCTCGGCCGCGTGGCATCTGGCGGCGTATACCCTGCCGTGGCTCTTTCCCGCGCCGGGGTGGCTGCGGCTGGCCGGGGTGCTGGAGCGCAGCCTGGTGAATCTGGTCACCGGCCGCCGCCGCCCCCTGGACCTGGCCGAGGGCCTGCTGGGGCCGCTGACCCCGCTGCTGGCCCTGCCGGCCTACCGCCGCTCGCTGAAGCGTCAGGTGGTCTGGAAGGGCCGGACCTACCCGCAGAAGTAG
- a CDS encoding 3-oxoacyl-ACP synthase III family protein, producing the protein MTPPFPFRILATAQALPQRVVTTQEVARLCGVPAELAQARSGVTERRWLSASESALSLGVQAAQRALAEANLNPNEVDVLLNASGSQLQPIPDGAPLIARALGLSGLAAYSLHATCLSFLLALQHAALLIAGGQARHVLIVSSESGSLGLNFAQAESSLLIGDGAAAVLLGPAEHEAQGLHAARFETYPEGAEHTRIRAGGSLLNDRSPEIRREDYLFEMQGLGVLKLAGRVVPGFLERLRPGLSAGLPGIQRVIPHQASAAGLSLMRRYGWPEDQVEVTLPHLGNVIAASLPLTLHQALSTGRARGGDTLLLVGTGAGLTVGGLIVRL; encoded by the coding sequence ATGACGCCGCCCTTTCCCTTTCGCATTCTCGCCACCGCCCAGGCGCTGCCGCAGCGCGTCGTCACGACCCAGGAGGTGGCCCGGCTGTGCGGCGTGCCCGCCGAGCTGGCACAGGCGCGCAGCGGGGTGACAGAGCGTCGCTGGCTTTCTGCCAGCGAGAGCGCCCTGAGCCTGGGGGTGCAGGCGGCCCAAAGAGCGCTGGCAGAGGCAAACCTCAACCCCAACGAGGTGGACGTGCTGCTCAACGCCAGTGGCAGCCAGCTGCAACCGATTCCCGACGGCGCGCCGCTGATCGCCCGCGCCCTGGGACTCAGCGGGCTGGCCGCCTACAGCCTGCACGCCACCTGCCTGAGTTTCCTGCTGGCCCTTCAGCATGCCGCGCTGCTGATCGCCGGCGGGCAAGCGCGCCACGTGCTGATCGTCAGTAGCGAGTCGGGCAGCCTGGGCCTGAATTTTGCCCAGGCCGAGAGCAGCTTACTCATCGGCGACGGCGCCGCCGCCGTACTGCTCGGGCCAGCCGAGCACGAGGCGCAGGGCCTGCACGCCGCCCGCTTCGAGACGTATCCGGAAGGCGCCGAGCATACCCGCATCCGTGCTGGAGGCAGCCTCCTCAACGACCGTAGCCCGGAGATTCGCCGCGAGGATTACCTGTTCGAGATGCAGGGCCTGGGGGTGCTCAAGCTGGCCGGGCGGGTGGTGCCGGGCTTTCTGGAGCGGCTGCGCCCCGGTCTGAGCGCTGGCCTGCCGGGCATTCAACGGGTGATTCCGCACCAGGCCAGCGCGGCGGGACTGAGCCTGATGCGCCGCTACGGCTGGCCCGAGGACCAGGTGGAAGTGACCCTGCCGCACCTGGGCAACGTCATCGCGGCCAGCTTGCCGCTGACGCTGCACCAGGCGCTCAGCACCGGCCGGGCGAGGGGCGGCGACACGCTGCTGCTGGTCGGCACCGGCGCGGGCCTGACGGTGGGCGGCCTGATCGTCAGGCTCTGA
- a CDS encoding F390 synthetase-related protein: protein MFERLAVLGSALRESRSMFRERAALERHQTRLAGQQLPWVVAHSAYTAERFRQAGLAAAEWRALPSIGKREMMANFGALNTVGLSLDQVLRVARRAEDSRDFSPMLPTPSGEITVGLSSGTSGSQGAFLVSRAERLAWAGVMLRQLLPGWPAGLLRPQRVAFVLRAEGQLYRSVSSARIHFQFLDLLRPVDELAAELSRADPTLLIGPPSVLRALLRAGARARPQRVVSVAEVLEDDDRAALESGFGPVAEVYQATEGLLALPCPHGHLHLNEAHVHFDFEPLGGGYVRPVLTDLRRRAQPMIRHRLDDLLVLAQEPCPCGLAARRIERIAGRQDDALSLPAAGKRLTVWPDFVRAALGRVPFLREYRAEQVGERHLSLQLDPDLPAVREAAGREVQAALNRLGAEAVVLSFGPLPAAPPGAKRRRVAQRWKPPAD from the coding sequence ATGTTTGAGCGCTTGGCGGTACTGGGCAGCGCCCTGCGCGAAAGCCGCTCGATGTTCCGCGAGCGCGCCGCGCTGGAGCGCCACCAGACCCGGCTGGCCGGGCAGCAGCTGCCCTGGGTGGTGGCCCACAGCGCCTACACTGCCGAGCGCTTCCGGCAGGCGGGCCTGGCTGCCGCAGAGTGGCGGGCGCTGCCCAGCATCGGCAAGCGCGAGATGATGGCGAATTTTGGCGCGCTCAACACCGTAGGCCTGTCGCTGGACCAAGTGCTGCGGGTGGCCCGCCGCGCTGAGGACAGCCGCGACTTCTCGCCGATGCTGCCTACCCCTTCCGGTGAAATCACGGTGGGGCTCTCCAGTGGCACCAGCGGCAGCCAGGGCGCTTTTCTGGTCAGCCGGGCCGAGCGGCTGGCCTGGGCCGGAGTGATGCTGCGCCAGCTGCTGCCCGGCTGGCCGGCAGGGCTGCTGCGCCCGCAGCGCGTTGCCTTCGTGCTGCGGGCCGAGGGGCAGCTCTACCGCAGCGTCAGCAGCGCCCGGATTCACTTTCAGTTCCTGGACCTGCTGCGGCCCGTCGACGAGCTGGCCGCCGAACTCAGCCGCGCCGACCCCACCCTGCTGATCGGCCCGCCCAGCGTGCTGCGGGCGCTGCTGAGGGCCGGAGCGCGGGCGCGGCCGCAACGGGTGGTCAGCGTGGCCGAAGTGCTCGAAGACGACGACCGCGCCGCGCTGGAAAGCGGCTTCGGCCCGGTCGCCGAGGTGTATCAGGCCACCGAGGGACTACTGGCCCTGCCCTGCCCACACGGACACCTGCACCTCAACGAAGCGCACGTTCATTTCGATTTCGAGCCGCTGGGCGGCGGGTACGTCCGGCCGGTGCTGACCGACCTGCGCCGCCGCGCCCAGCCGATGATCCGTCACCGCCTGGACGACCTGCTGGTGCTGGCCCAGGAACCTTGCCCCTGCGGCTTGGCCGCCCGGCGCATCGAGCGGATCGCCGGGCGGCAGGACGACGCGCTGAGCCTGCCAGCGGCGGGCAAGCGCCTGACCGTCTGGCCGGATTTCGTGCGGGCGGCGCTGGGCCGGGTGCCATTCCTGCGCGAGTACCGGGCCGAGCAGGTCGGCGAGCGCCACCTGAGCCTTCAGCTCGACCCGGACCTGCCTGCCGTGCGCGAGGCGGCCGGACGCGAGGTGCAGGCCGCCCTGAACCGCCTGGGTGCGGAGGCGGTGGTGCTCAGCTTCGGGCCGCTGCCAGCCGCCCCGCCGGGCGCCAAGCGCCGCCGGGTGGCGCAGCGCTGGAAGCCGCCTGCGGACTGA
- a CDS encoding MBL fold metallo-hydrolase: MSAVRVVALSAGECLNLEALTRRGAPWRPHAYPAGFALLLHPRHGPVLFDTGYTSRVLASMRRWPGWLYGLVTPVRFTPHQSAAAQLVRRGFTPGDVRHLIVSHLHADHVGALRDFPAATFHLDASGWAALRGLRGMRAVRRAYLPELLPPDFEGRCQPLQYETAPPGLAPFDQVADVFGDGLVYALPVPGHAPGMIALVVRTSPGADLNGAGQGLTLLASDVAWNVDALRQGGEVHSLARLAFWNATQERLSRQWVRQWLAAHPQARVIVSHDEPEAAHV; the protein is encoded by the coding sequence GTGAGCGCCGTCCGGGTGGTGGCGCTGAGTGCCGGCGAATGCCTGAACCTAGAAGCGCTGACCCGCCGGGGCGCGCCCTGGCGGCCACACGCTTATCCGGCGGGGTTCGCGCTGCTGCTGCACCCCCGGCACGGCCCGGTGCTGTTCGACACCGGCTACACGTCGCGCGTCCTCGCCTCGATGCGGCGCTGGCCGGGCTGGCTCTACGGGCTGGTCACGCCGGTAAGGTTTACGCCGCACCAATCCGCCGCCGCCCAGCTGGTCCGCCGGGGCTTCACGCCGGGCGACGTGCGCCACCTGATCGTCTCGCACCTGCACGCCGACCACGTGGGCGCGCTGCGCGATTTTCCGGCGGCCACCTTTCACCTCGACGCCTCCGGCTGGGCGGCGCTGCGTGGCCTGAGGGGCATGCGGGCGGTGCGGCGGGCCTACCTGCCGGAGTTGCTGCCACCCGACTTCGAAGGCCGCTGTCAGCCGCTACAGTACGAAACGGCTCCACCGGGACTGGCGCCGTTCGATCAGGTGGCCGACGTGTTCGGCGACGGCCTCGTCTACGCCCTGCCGGTGCCGGGCCATGCGCCGGGCATGATCGCCCTGGTGGTCCGCACTTCACCCGGCGCAGATCTGAACGGCGCCGGGCAGGGCCTGACCCTCCTCGCCAGCGACGTGGCCTGGAACGTGGACGCGCTCCGGCAGGGCGGCGAGGTGCATTCGCTGGCCCGGCTGGCGTTCTGGAACGCGACGCAGGAACGCCTTAGTCGGCAGTGGGTGCGCCAGTGGCTGGCGGCCCACCCGCAGGCCCGCGTGATCGTCAGCCATGACGAACCGGAAGCGGCCCATGTTTGA
- a CDS encoding NAD-dependent epimerase/dehydratase family protein, whose amino-acid sequence MRILVTGATGFLGGAAALALAQAGHEVIATGRDPLRGAALEAQGLTFLAADLRGDPAPLVRPVDAVLHCAARSTLWGRWPDFYADNVQVSARLAQACARSGVRLVHVSTPSVYNATGLTRRVPESIPVGPRFDSLYARSKYLAELEVRAALPDAAILRPRGLYGPGDTSLMPRLVRALRSGRLPRLTRQEVHTELTHVGNAVHAARLALEQPAAGLFNVTDGVTVPIWATLDRLADRLGTPRPARVVPARWVEGAATLLEAAYRLRPGTPEPPITASAVRLLTRPMTLDLTRARERLGYAPLIHPAEGLAEVLAGLL is encoded by the coding sequence ATGCGAATTCTGGTCACGGGCGCGACCGGCTTTCTGGGCGGTGCGGCGGCGCTGGCGCTGGCGCAGGCAGGTCACGAGGTCATCGCCACCGGCCGCGATCCTCTGCGCGGCGCCGCGCTGGAAGCGCAGGGGCTGACCTTCCTCGCCGCCGATCTGCGCGGCGATCCGGCCCCGCTGGTGCGGCCCGTGGACGCGGTACTGCACTGCGCCGCCCGATCGACTCTGTGGGGGCGCTGGCCGGACTTCTACGCCGACAACGTGCAGGTCAGCGCCCGGCTGGCCCAGGCCTGCGCCCGGTCTGGGGTGCGGCTGGTGCATGTCAGCACCCCCAGCGTGTACAACGCCACCGGCCTGACCCGGCGGGTGCCGGAATCCATCCCGGTGGGGCCGCGCTTCGACAGCCTCTACGCCCGCAGCAAGTATCTGGCCGAACTCGAGGTGCGCGCCGCCTTGCCGGACGCGGCTATTCTGCGTCCACGCGGCCTCTACGGTCCCGGCGACACCAGCCTGATGCCCCGGCTGGTGCGGGCGCTGCGAAGTGGCCGCCTGCCCCGGCTGACCCGCCAGGAAGTGCACACCGAGCTGACCCATGTCGGCAACGCCGTTCACGCCGCGCGGCTGGCCCTGGAGCAGCCCGCGGCCGGCCTCTTCAACGTGACCGACGGGGTAACGGTACCCATCTGGGCCACCCTGGACCGCCTGGCCGACCGGCTCGGCACGCCGCGCCCGGCGCGGGTGGTCCCGGCCCGCTGGGTGGAGGGCGCGGCCACGTTGCTGGAAGCCGCCTACCGCCTCAGGCCCGGCACACCGGAACCGCCGATCACCGCCAGCGCCGTGCGGCTGCTGACCCGCCCGATGACGCTCGACCTGACCCGCGCCCGCGAGCGCCTAGGCTACGCGCCGCTCATCCATCCTGCCGAGGGCCTGGCCGAAGTGCTGGCGGGGCTGCTGTGA